A part of Candidatus Binatia bacterium genomic DNA contains:
- a CDS encoding zinc-binding alcohol dehydrogenase family protein has translation MRAVGYKTSGPIERADALIDIELPRPEPRGRDILVEVEAISVNPVDTKMRVRNQPPEGQYAVLGWDAAGTVAAVGPDVRRFKPGDAVFYAGDLTRPGANAEFHLVDERIVGRKPTSLGWAEAAALPLTAITAWETLFDRLDVRRGVPGASSILIIGGAGGVGSIAVQLARKLTDLTVIATASRPETRAWVQDLGADLVLDHSKPLADEIARAGLAAPGFVFSTTHTDEHLDEIAELIAPQGRFALIDDPETLDVVAFKRKSVSIHWELMFTRSMFSTPDIEQQAALLDEISNLVDAGTIRTTLAEHFGRINAENLKRAHALLESNRARGKIVLEGF, from the coding sequence ATGCGTGCAGTTGGCTACAAAACGAGCGGCCCGATCGAGCGTGCGGACGCCTTGATCGACATCGAGCTTCCTCGCCCAGAGCCGCGCGGGCGCGACATCCTGGTCGAGGTCGAGGCGATCTCCGTCAATCCGGTGGACACCAAGATGCGCGTCCGGAACCAGCCCCCCGAAGGCCAATATGCCGTGCTGGGCTGGGACGCAGCGGGTACCGTTGCCGCCGTCGGACCGGATGTGCGCCGTTTCAAGCCGGGCGACGCCGTCTTCTACGCCGGCGATCTCACCCGCCCCGGCGCCAACGCGGAGTTCCACCTCGTGGACGAGCGCATCGTCGGCCGGAAGCCCACCTCACTCGGATGGGCGGAAGCGGCGGCCCTGCCGCTGACGGCGATCACCGCCTGGGAGACCCTGTTCGACCGCCTGGACGTGCGGCGCGGCGTGCCCGGCGCGTCCAGCATCCTGATCATCGGCGGCGCAGGCGGCGTCGGCTCGATCGCCGTGCAGCTCGCCCGCAAGCTGACCGACCTGACGGTGATCGCAACCGCATCTCGGCCCGAGACCCGCGCCTGGGTGCAAGATCTGGGTGCGGATCTCGTGCTTGACCATTCCAAGCCCCTGGCCGACGAGATCGCCAGAGCCGGTCTGGCGGCGCCGGGCTTCGTGTTCTCCACGACGCACACGGACGAACATCTGGACGAGATTGCCGAGCTCATTGCCCCGCAAGGCCGCTTCGCCTTGATCGACGATCCAGAGACGCTCGACGTCGTGGCATTCAAGCGCAAGTCGGTCTCGATCCACTGGGAGCTGATGTTCACGCGCTCGATGTTCTCCACCCCCGACATCGAGCAGCAGGCCGCGTTGCTGGACGAGATCTCCAATCTCGTCGATGCCGGCACGATCCGCACCACGCTGGCGGAGCACTTTGGGCGCATCAATGCCGAGAATCTGAAGCGCGCCCACGCCCTGCTCGAGAGCAACCGGGCGCGCGGCAAGATCGTACTGGAGGGGTTCTAG
- a CDS encoding aromatic alcohol reductase: MAGHNRKVDLRDILVLGAGQLGMAVLRALAPRVRAARKPITVVVSPRTSNGASEQDAEHLAELRALGVEIIGFDLSADEAALTTLFRRFRTVVNCTGFVAGPGTQLRITRAVLAAGVKRYFPWQFGVDYDVVGRGSGQPVFDEQYEVRELLRAQESTEWVIVSTGMFTSFLFEPTFDVVNLERRTIHGLGSWDTKVTVTTPEDIGKLTTEILLTEPRIANEVVYVAGDTISYGKLAEVVERVTGQTFEKTEWTIDKLRADLAAAPTDVMTRYRAAFALGDGMWWDKSKTFNAKRRLEVKNVEEYLQEQLGC; this comes from the coding sequence ATGGCAGGCCACAATCGAAAAGTAGATCTGCGGGACATTCTCGTGCTCGGTGCCGGTCAGCTCGGGATGGCCGTGCTGCGCGCGTTGGCGCCGAGAGTTCGTGCAGCAAGAAAGCCGATCACCGTCGTCGTCTCCCCGCGGACGTCGAACGGCGCATCCGAGCAGGATGCCGAACACTTGGCAGAGCTGCGTGCCCTCGGCGTAGAGATCATCGGCTTCGATCTCAGCGCGGACGAGGCCGCGCTGACGACCTTGTTCAGGCGTTTTCGTACCGTCGTGAATTGCACGGGTTTCGTCGCCGGCCCGGGCACCCAGTTGCGGATCACGCGCGCCGTGCTGGCGGCTGGGGTCAAGCGGTACTTCCCGTGGCAGTTCGGTGTCGACTACGACGTCGTCGGCCGCGGCAGCGGGCAACCGGTTTTCGATGAGCAGTACGAAGTTCGCGAGCTCCTCAGGGCGCAAGAAAGCACCGAGTGGGTGATCGTGTCGACCGGAATGTTCACGAGCTTCCTCTTCGAACCGACCTTCGACGTCGTCAATCTCGAGCGGAGGACGATCCACGGACTGGGCAGCTGGGACACGAAGGTCACGGTGACGACACCGGAAGACATCGGAAAGCTGACGACCGAAATCCTGCTGACGGAACCGCGAATCGCCAATGAAGTCGTCTACGTCGCGGGCGATACGATTTCTTACGGCAAGCTCGCGGAGGTGGTCGAACGGGTCACCGGCCAGACGTTCGAGAAGACGGAATGGACCATCGACAAGCTACGCGCCGATCTGGCCGCGGCACCCACCGACGTCATGACCCGTTATCGCGCCGCGTTCGCTCTCGGCGACGGCATGTGGTGGGACAAGTCGAAAACCTTCAACGCGAAGAGACGGCTCGAGGTCAAGAACGTCGAAGAATACCTGCAGGAGCAGCTCGGCTGCTGA
- a CDS encoding SDR family NAD(P)-dependent oxidoreductase encodes MAHHGRGERFRPAAGGEGPAQGDRVIGTSRSAEALSDPRSRYARQLRIIAIDLRDPSSVRAAVDRAFAASARIDVVVSKAGYGLLGAAEEASDMQVRDIVETNLLGSITLIQSVLPYLRRQGGGRVLQVSSADRSLRRDPADDVRHSVGGSWVIKGDPDRMTDRQKNVAIAAEFTDEELARL; translated from the coding sequence TTGGCTCATCACGGGCGTGGCGAGCGGTTTCGGCCGGCTGCTGGCGGAGAAGGCCCTGCTCAGGGCGACCGCGTCATCGGCACCAGCCGCAGCGCGGAGGCGCTTTCCGATCCGCGCTCACGCTACGCTCGACAGCTTCGCATCATCGCGATCGACCTCAGGGATCCGAGCTCGGTCCGTGCTGCGGTCGACCGTGCCTTCGCCGCGTCCGCTCGCATCGACGTCGTCGTCAGCAAGGCCGGTTACGGCCTTCTCGGCGCGGCGGAAGAGGCGAGCGACATGCAGGTCCGGGACATCGTCGAGACCAATCTCCTCGGCTCGATCACGCTCATCCAGTCGGTATTGCCGTACCTGCGACGGCAAGGTGGCGGCAGGGTCCTGCAGGTGTCGAGCGCGGATCGCAGCCTACGACGGGACCCCGCCGATGATGTCCGCCACTCGGTCGGTGGCTCCTGGGTGATCAAGGGCGATCCCGACCGCATGACCGACAGGCAGAAGAACGTCGCGATCGCGGCAGAGTTCACCGACGAGGAGCTGGCGCGGCTTTGA
- a CDS encoding LysR family transcriptional regulator, with amino-acid sequence MSRPSLSDLTAFVAVATHRSFRRAADEIGMAPSTLSHAMRALEERMGVRLLNRTTRSVSPTEAGYQLLGRLQPALASLDEALDSVAEFRGNVAGTVRINASRLVAGLLVREALPQMAERHPDVTVDIVVEGRLVDIVSSGFDAGVRLVGSIPKDMIAVPLPRAFAYVCVASPDYLDRFGEPRTPAELDRHRCVGHRMPSGKLYRWEFERAGQEVVIDASGPVVLDDHELMVEAAIRGMGIAYVADWAAEAAVSDGRLRKVLTAWMPAPEEIAVYYPGHRAVPPALRAFLDVVRDLRRKKP; translated from the coding sequence ATGTCGCGCCCCTCGCTCAGCGATCTCACCGCCTTCGTGGCCGTCGCCACGCACCGCAGCTTTCGCCGCGCAGCGGACGAGATCGGCATGGCGCCTTCGACGTTGAGCCACGCGATGCGCGCGCTCGAGGAGCGCATGGGGGTGCGTCTCCTGAACCGCACCACGCGCAGCGTCTCGCCGACGGAAGCCGGCTATCAGCTCCTCGGCCGTCTTCAGCCGGCGCTCGCCTCGCTGGACGAGGCGCTCGACAGCGTCGCGGAGTTCCGGGGCAATGTCGCGGGAACGGTTCGCATCAACGCATCGCGATTGGTGGCAGGGCTGCTCGTGCGCGAGGCGCTTCCGCAGATGGCAGAGCGCCATCCGGACGTGACCGTGGACATCGTCGTCGAGGGGCGGCTCGTCGACATCGTGTCCAGCGGCTTCGATGCCGGCGTGCGCCTCGTCGGATCGATCCCCAAGGACATGATCGCCGTGCCGCTTCCCCGCGCGTTTGCGTACGTCTGTGTCGCGTCCCCCGACTATCTCGACCGCTTCGGGGAGCCGAGAACCCCAGCGGAACTGGACCGCCACCGTTGCGTTGGGCACCGCATGCCCAGCGGGAAGCTCTATCGATGGGAATTCGAGCGCGCCGGTCAGGAAGTTGTGATTGACGCAAGCGGCCCCGTCGTTCTCGACGACCACGAGCTGATGGTCGAAGCCGCGATCAGGGGCATGGGCATCGCCTACGTGGCGGATTGGGCCGCCGAAGCGGCGGTGTCCGACGGCCGGCTACGCAAGGTCCTGACCGCGTGGATGCCCGCTCCGGAAGAGATTGCGGTCTACTACCCCGGACATCGAGCCGTGCCGCCGGCACTGCGGGCCTTTCTCGACGTCGTCAGGGATTTGCGGAGGAAGAAGCCTTAG
- a CDS encoding sulfite oxidase-like oxidoreductase — protein sequence MRRIPPELAHRVPPGQTLTDKWPVLTYGPTPPFDPATWTFRCFGLVERETSWTWQEFLELPRVRMTSDIHCVTTWSRLDNEWEGVPLRAILDVVKPKPEAKYVMQHAYGGYTTNTTLADLLDDDVVLALKHDGRDLEPDHGGPMRMVIPKLYFWKSAKWLRALEFLDVNPPGFWEENGYHMNGDPWREERYADQETHAMQRMRAEAARALRSRR from the coding sequence ATGAGACGCATCCCACCCGAGCTCGCGCACCGCGTCCCGCCCGGCCAGACGCTGACCGACAAGTGGCCGGTCCTCACCTACGGGCCGACGCCGCCCTTCGATCCCGCCACGTGGACCTTCCGCTGCTTCGGCCTCGTCGAGCGCGAGACGTCGTGGACCTGGCAGGAGTTTCTCGAGCTGCCGCGCGTGCGCATGACCTCCGACATCCACTGCGTCACCACGTGGTCGCGCCTGGACAACGAGTGGGAGGGCGTCCCGCTGCGCGCGATCCTCGACGTCGTCAAGCCAAAGCCCGAGGCGAAGTACGTCATGCAGCACGCCTACGGCGGCTACACCACCAACACGACGCTCGCGGATTTGCTCGACGACGACGTCGTGCTGGCGCTGAAGCACGACGGCCGCGACCTCGAGCCCGACCACGGCGGGCCGATGCGCATGGTCATCCCGAAGCTCTACTTCTGGAAGAGCGCGAAGTGGCTGCGCGCGCTCGAGTTCCTCGACGTGAACCCGCCGGGCTTCTGGGAGGAGAACGGCTACCACATGAACGGCGACCCGTGGCGCGAGGAGCGCTACGCCGACCAGGAGACGCACGCGATGCAGCGCATGCGCGCCGAGGCGGCGCGGGCGCTGCGCAGCAGGCGGTAG
- a CDS encoding GFA family protein, whose protein sequence is MVELPLTGGCQCGTLRYEIRRTPLVAYNCHCTNCQRIGGGAFSTPLVVLEDGFAFTQGEPRTFEWTSDVGTRRFGWFCGDCGCRIAHGAIPSSGILSVRSGTLDDPSWVEPVGDIWTRSARAWALWGDRIRIEKQPTDYGPFLERFQRQGRFGS, encoded by the coding sequence ATGGTCGAGCTTCCCCTCACCGGCGGCTGCCAGTGCGGCACGCTGCGCTACGAGATCCGTCGAACGCCGCTCGTGGCCTACAACTGCCACTGCACCAACTGCCAGCGGATCGGCGGCGGCGCCTTCTCGACGCCGCTTGTCGTGCTCGAAGACGGCTTCGCCTTCACCCAGGGCGAGCCACGCACCTTCGAGTGGACCTCGGACGTCGGCACGCGGCGCTTCGGCTGGTTCTGCGGCGACTGCGGCTGCCGCATCGCCCACGGCGCGATCCCGTCCTCGGGGATCCTCAGCGTCCGCAGCGGGACGCTCGACGATCCCTCGTGGGTCGAGCCGGTCGGCGACATCTGGACGCGCAGCGCCCGGGCGTGGGCGCTGTGGGGCGACCGGATCCGCATCGAGAAGCAGCCGACGGACTACGGGCCGTTCCTCGAGCGCTTCCAGCGTCAGGGGCGGTTCGGGTCGTGA
- a CDS encoding MaoC family dehydratase codes for MANNADKAVEIFKGLIGKVEEPGEWFQITQERINQFADCTLDHQFIHVDPEKAAQLSPYKVTIAHGFLTLSMLTHLTTTLKPLAPEAYNGVIMGVNYGFDKVRFVNAVKVNSKIRVHRKLIDVQKKGDNNVQLNHECTVEIEGETKPALVAQWLTMLTYA; via the coding sequence ATGGCGAACAACGCAGACAAGGCGGTCGAGATCTTCAAGGGGCTGATCGGCAAGGTCGAGGAGCCGGGCGAGTGGTTCCAGATCACGCAGGAGCGGATCAACCAGTTCGCCGACTGCACGCTCGACCACCAGTTCATCCACGTCGACCCGGAGAAGGCGGCGCAGCTCTCGCCCTACAAGGTGACGATTGCGCACGGCTTCCTCACGCTGTCGATGCTGACGCACCTGACCACGACCCTGAAGCCGCTCGCGCCCGAGGCCTACAACGGCGTCATCATGGGCGTGAACTACGGCTTCGACAAGGTGCGCTTCGTGAACGCGGTCAAGGTGAATTCCAAGATCCGCGTGCACCGCAAGCTGATCGACGTCCAGAAGAAGGGCGACAACAACGTGCAGCTCAACCACGAGTGCACGGTCGAGATCGAGGGCGAGACCAAGCCCGCGCTCGTCGCGCAGTGGTTGACGATGCTCACCTACGCCTGA
- a CDS encoding sodium:alanine symporter family protein, translating to MLAAASDFLWGWPLIILLFGTHLFLTVRLGFVQRYVGLAIRLSVARDPKGDGDVSHFGALTTALAATIGTGNIYGVAGAVLLGGPGAVLWMWLTGVFGIATKYAESLLAVKYRVKNERGEMAGGAMYVLERALGMRWLGVLFALFTSLAAFGIGNMTQANAIAEMMTVQFPGFPKWLVGLVLAGATAAVILGGIRSIARVCEWLVPFMALFYVIGSLAILLLDWQRVGEALSLIVGSAFTGQAAVGGFVGAGIREAMRYGIARGLFSNESGLGSAPIVAAAARTENPVRQALVSASGTFWDTVVVCALTGLVIVTSGDWSGEGLTKASLCDAAFRRIGGFGDFILTGGLLTFVFSTILGWAYYGEKAVEYLLGLGAVTPYRWLWVLAVFLGTVTQMETVWTFSDVMNALMALPNLFAVLVLSGVVAAEGRKYLPALRAGSAPTNGAERRAAGGGR from the coding sequence ATGCTAGCGGCCGCCTCAGACTTCCTCTGGGGCTGGCCGCTCATCATTCTTCTGTTCGGGACGCACCTGTTCTTGACGGTGCGTCTCGGCTTCGTCCAGCGCTACGTCGGGCTCGCGATCCGGCTGTCGGTCGCGCGTGACCCGAAGGGCGACGGCGACGTCAGCCACTTCGGCGCGCTCACCACGGCGCTCGCCGCGACCATCGGCACCGGCAACATCTACGGCGTCGCCGGCGCGGTGCTGCTCGGCGGCCCGGGCGCCGTGCTGTGGATGTGGCTGACCGGCGTCTTCGGGATCGCGACCAAGTACGCGGAGTCGCTGCTCGCCGTCAAGTATCGCGTCAAGAACGAGCGCGGCGAGATGGCGGGCGGCGCGATGTACGTCCTCGAGCGCGCGCTCGGCATGCGCTGGCTCGGCGTCCTGTTCGCGCTGTTCACGTCGCTCGCCGCCTTCGGCATCGGCAACATGACGCAGGCGAACGCGATCGCCGAGATGATGACGGTGCAGTTCCCGGGCTTCCCGAAGTGGCTGGTCGGGCTCGTGCTCGCGGGGGCGACCGCGGCCGTCATCCTGGGCGGCATCCGCTCGATCGCGCGCGTCTGCGAGTGGCTGGTGCCGTTCATGGCGCTGTTCTACGTGATCGGCTCGCTCGCCATCCTGCTGCTCGACTGGCAGCGGGTCGGCGAGGCGCTGTCGCTGATCGTCGGCAGCGCCTTCACCGGACAGGCCGCCGTCGGCGGCTTCGTCGGCGCGGGCATCCGCGAGGCGATGCGCTACGGCATCGCGCGCGGCCTGTTCTCGAACGAGTCGGGCCTCGGTAGCGCGCCGATCGTCGCCGCCGCGGCGCGCACCGAGAACCCGGTCCGCCAGGCGCTGGTGTCGGCGAGCGGGACGTTCTGGGACACGGTCGTCGTCTGCGCGCTGACCGGCCTCGTGATCGTCACCTCCGGCGACTGGTCGGGCGAGGGGTTGACCAAGGCGTCGCTCTGCGACGCGGCCTTTCGCCGCATCGGCGGCTTCGGTGATTTCATCTTGACGGGCGGGCTCCTGACGTTCGTGTTCTCGACGATCCTCGGCTGGGCGTACTACGGAGAGAAGGCGGTCGAGTACCTGCTCGGGCTCGGCGCGGTGACGCCGTACCGCTGGCTGTGGGTGCTCGCGGTCTTCCTCGGCACCGTCACGCAGATGGAGACGGTGTGGACCTTCTCCGACGTGATGAACGCGCTCATGGCGCTGCCGAACCTGTTCGCGGTGCTGGTGCTGAGCGGCGTCGTCGCGGCGGAGGGTCGCAAGTACCTGCCGGCGCTGCGCGCTGGCAGCGCGCCGACGAACGGAGCCGAGCGACGCGCCGCGGGCGGCGGTCGCTGA
- the tsaA gene encoding tRNA (N6-threonylcarbamoyladenosine(37)-N6)-methyltransferase TrmO: MASGETSGKHDDERATPAPLAVRIIGHARTPWRRREDAPHQPTAAPDTEGVIELLPEYAPGLQDLASLERIWLVALFDRSSGFALKVKPPRGGPKRGVFATRAPNRPSQIGLTAVRVKEVDVAAGRVVVQGIDLLDGTPILDIKPYLPSIDAFPDAGHGWLEPYLTAGVEPRLKKPYRPMRS, encoded by the coding sequence ATGGCGAGCGGCGAGACGTCCGGCAAGCACGACGACGAACGAGCGACGCCCGCGCCGCTCGCCGTGCGCATCATCGGTCACGCTCGCACGCCGTGGCGCCGCCGCGAGGACGCGCCGCACCAGCCGACCGCCGCGCCCGACACGGAGGGCGTGATCGAGCTCCTGCCGGAGTACGCGCCCGGTCTGCAGGATCTCGCGAGCCTCGAGCGCATCTGGCTCGTCGCGCTCTTCGATCGCAGCAGCGGCTTCGCGCTCAAGGTCAAGCCGCCGCGCGGCGGTCCGAAGCGCGGCGTGTTCGCGACGCGCGCGCCGAACCGCCCGTCGCAGATCGGCCTCACCGCGGTGCGCGTCAAGGAGGTCGACGTCGCAGCCGGCCGCGTCGTCGTGCAGGGCATCGACCTGCTCGACGGCACGCCGATCCTCGACATCAAGCCCTACCTGCCGTCGATCGACGCCTTCCCCGACGCCGGCCATGGCTGGCTCGAGCCATACTTGACGGCGGGCGTCGAGCCGCGGCTCAAGAAGCCGTACCGCCCGATGCGGAGCTAG
- a CDS encoding type II toxin-antitoxin system VapC family toxin, which translates to MRYWDASALVPLCVEETRSTAFLALVREKPIVTWAMSMVEVASAIERRTRDGNLDIDGRERAMELLRELSLGWIEITSLDAVRDRALRILATHPLRAADALQLAAALFAAADRPAGNEFVCSDEKLRDAARREGFRVLPS; encoded by the coding sequence GTGCGGTACTGGGACGCATCCGCACTCGTGCCGCTTTGTGTCGAGGAAACGCGAAGCACGGCCTTCCTCGCGCTCGTCCGAGAGAAACCGATTGTCACCTGGGCCATGTCCATGGTGGAGGTGGCGTCTGCGATCGAGCGACGAACGAGGGACGGGAATCTCGACATCGATGGTCGTGAACGAGCGATGGAGCTTCTTCGCGAGCTCTCACTCGGATGGATCGAGATCACCTCCCTTGACGCCGTGCGCGACCGTGCACTCCGCATCCTTGCGACGCACCCGCTTCGAGCCGCCGACGCGCTCCAGCTCGCCGCCGCACTCTTTGCTGCAGCGGATCGACCCGCGGGCAACGAGTTCGTGTGCAGCGACGAGAAATTGCGGGACGCTGCAAGGCGCGAGGGCTTTCGCGTCCTTCCCTCCTAG
- a CDS encoding type II toxin-antitoxin system prevent-host-death family antitoxin: MKTAAISELKNRLSHFLRLVAKGETVTVLDRGKPIARISRIESGDAELESLIASGMARAPVKPLSKSFFTRPRPRSRASLVDALLEDRADRF; encoded by the coding sequence ATGAAGACCGCCGCCATCAGCGAGCTCAAGAACCGGTTGAGCCACTTCCTTCGCTTGGTGGCGAAAGGCGAGACGGTCACGGTGCTGGACCGTGGCAAACCGATCGCGCGGATTTCGCGCATCGAGAGCGGTGACGCGGAGCTCGAGTCACTCATTGCTTCCGGCATGGCTCGCGCGCCGGTGAAGCCTCTATCGAAGAGCTTCTTCACCCGGCCGCGTCCCCGGTCACGAGCCTCGCTCGTGGACGCTCTGCTCGAGGATCGCGCAGACCGGTTTTGA
- a CDS encoding translation initiation factor, translating into MKKKERVPIAGDAVPLRQPLPGLEALRARLPAAPESVSSTGEASGPAPGAEPAAKPSEAASAGSSAGAPSETSSAARSVWARAPRLVVRRERKGHGGKTATRIEGLVGSTVEIENAVRELKRALGCGAVRDGDDVVVQGAQGERLVRFLEACGARKVVVGS; encoded by the coding sequence ATGAAGAAGAAGGAGCGTGTGCCGATCGCCGGGGACGCTGTGCCGCTGCGTCAGCCGCTGCCGGGGCTGGAGGCGCTGCGCGCGCGTCTTCCCGCTGCGCCGGAATCCGTGTCAAGCACCGGCGAAGCTTCTGGACCCGCGCCCGGGGCGGAGCCTGCCGCGAAGCCGTCCGAGGCGGCTTCTGCGGGGTCGTCCGCGGGGGCGCCCTCCGAGACGTCCTCTGCCGCGCGCTCGGTGTGGGCACGCGCGCCGCGCCTGGTCGTGCGCCGCGAGCGCAAGGGCCACGGCGGCAAGACGGCGACGCGCATCGAGGGGCTCGTCGGCAGCACGGTCGAGATCGAGAACGCCGTGCGCGAGCTCAAGCGGGCGCTCGGCTGCGGCGCCGTGCGCGACGGCGACGACGTCGTCGTGCAGGGCGCGCAGGGCGAGCGGCTGGTGCGCTTTCTCGAGGCGTGCGGCGCGCGCAAGGTGGTGGTCGGGAGCTAG